In Eubalaena glacialis isolate mEubGla1 chromosome 4, mEubGla1.1.hap2.+ XY, whole genome shotgun sequence, the genomic window CCCCCGAGGGGGCCTGCCTCAGCCCCATCTCAGGACACTGAATAAAACCACAGGCCAAGGTCACTGGAGGGTCTGCACGCTAAACCCACCAGGCCTCCCGCGTCCTGGCCCAGAGCTCCACCCGCGGGCCATGGGGAAGCAGCAGGGAGCTCTTGGTAGGCGGAAGCCTTGTCCAGACCATGGTCCCCACCACACACTCCTAAATGAGTGGGGTCGAGGCTCTGCTGAGCATTCAGCTGCTGGCTGGCCCCTGGACCTTCACGGCCACCCGGGCCCCATcctacagatgaggcaactgaggctctgACAGTAAAGACGCTTGCTGGAAGCTACGCCGCTGGCACCGAGATCCATCTCTGTGTGGCTCCAGGGCCGGGCCACACTGGTTCTGACCttaccccacccctgcccctctaATCCATCACCCCGTCCTCCCGATTCTGCCTCCTAAATCTCTCTAGAATCTACTCTACCTGCTTCCTACCTGCCCCAAGTTCCAGTCACAGTGTTTCTAGTTGCGATTCCTCCCACAGCTTCCACCAGGCCCTCTGGCACAGGCAGGCAGGTCGGACCCCTGCTAACACTCCCGCGTGTGCACTGACTTAAGGCTaggccccagggcccagctgcTTACTGGGCACACCCCCAGACACCCCTTCCCAAGACCCAGGCTGACCTCAGCACCCCCAGGCTCCCACTGCAGTGCGAGCCCCACCAGACACATCCCTGTCCATCCTAGAGCTGGGTCGGGGGGGACCCtcacctgccacccccaggcagtcCCCAGGGCCCAACAGCTTTCCTTCCACGTGATGCTCAGATATCCCCACATCCACCTGCCATCTCTGGCCAGGACTGTCGCAAGGGCTTCTGTCTCTGGCCTGCTGCTCTGCGGAATCCAGGTCCTCTCACGGTTGCCTTGCCAACATCTCTTCCTCAGACCCTCAGATTTAGTGAGTCCCTCCCGAGACTGTGCCTCTTCCCAGTCCCCTCAACCAGTGATGGCACCTCCTGATGCTCAGTCTCCAAGTGCCCGTCACCTCTTGCTCGTCTCATGTGGTTCGGAAGCCTCAGAACAGGGACCCCTCTAGGAGCTAGGAGGACCCAAGAGGTCATCTCGTGATTCCTCTGGGTTTCCTGCCACATCCTCTTCCCCTGGGGCCGCCAGACCCCGCTCATTGCTCACAGCTCACCGCTGGTCCAgccagcctgggccctgggcctTCTGGCTTTCTTGGCCCGTCACCCTCCAGCCACACGGCTCTCTCCTAAAAGCCAGCGCCACAGGGCCCCCCTCCCAGTCACACGTGGCCATGTGTTTCCTGCTGTCTCTGGGAAAGGACCCAAACTCTTGGCCTCACTCTGGGCCGTCCTCCACCTGGCTGGGACCTGCCCTTGAGGGGTCTCATCCCTCTTCAGTCCCCTGCACAGCCTTCCCCCGAGTCCTACCTACAGCCGAGCCACAGGCCTTCATTTCTGCCACTTCCTCTGCCAGGGATCCTTCTCGCTTCCTCCTGATTCAGGAAACCAGGCTGCGAGCGCTGCCGTGGGCCAGGCTTTGTGTTGGGTGGCAGGAATACAGTGGGGAAAGAGACAGatccagtccctgccctcacggagctcAGGAAGCGAGCTCTTTGAATCTGCCTTCAAGATTCTGTGCCAGAACTTGGCTCTGCTCTACAAGGCTGGGAGGTAGGAGGCTAAGAGGTGCCATTTAGCAGGTGCCAGACACTGTATGGGGGGTGTAGGTGTGGGTATAGGTGTGTTTAAGTAATATCCCACGggccaaggacttccctggtggcgcagtggttaagaatccacctgccaatgcaggggacacgggtttgatccctggttcgggaagatcccacatgccacagagcaactaagcccgtgcgccacaactactgagcccatgtgccacaactactgaagcccacgcacctagagcccgtgctccgcaacaagagaagccaccacaatgagaagcccacgcaccgcaacgaagagtagcctccgctcgctgcaactagagaaagcccgcgcgcagcaaagaagacccaacgcaaccagaaataaataactaaaaaaaaaaaaaaaaaaatcccaccggCCAAGTACCGGACCAGTGATGCATAGCAAAACAACAGCCAATATGGACTGATTATGCCAGGGCTGTGCTAATAACAACCATCATAATGGCCACCAGCAATTACAGAACATTTACTAGATGCCAAGGCTGTTATTCATGCTTTACTGCATTAGGTCAGAGTCTTCTCAACTACCCTATGCAGTGGGTCCTATTATCATAACGCTAATTTTCCAAGTGAAAAGATTGagactcagagatgttaagtaacgtgctcaaggtcacacagccaggacctGGCAGAGCTGGATGGGCACTCAGCCTATTTGGGCATGGGAGAGAGACTGGTTATGTGGGGTTGGAGGGCCCGGGAGGGGTCTGGGATCTCTGGTGAGAGAGGCTGAGTGGATGATGAAACCACACGTGTGATCCAGaccagcactgtccaacagaacttccTGCAAGGATGGAAACCTTCTCTATCTGTGCTGTCCGAgatggcagccactagccacatatggccCCAGTGTGGCCAGTGTGACTGAGGACCCAATCTTTAATATgacttaaatttaattaatttaaatggaaataacCACACGTAGGTGGTGGTGGCCACACTGGACAGCTCTAGACCAGGGTGCTGCGAACTATGTCCCACAGGTCAAATCctgctgtttttgtaaataaagttttattggcacacagccgtGCCCATCTGTTTACATATCATCTATGGCTGCTATGGAGTTACCAAGCAGAgctgacagagactgtatggtccgcaaaacctaaaatatttaccatctggccttttcagaaaaagtttgcctaCCGACTGCTGCTCTAGACTGTGGAGGAAACACAGAACAGAATGAGGAACAGCCTTCTCCTTCAGGGCAGAGTTAATTCACTGATTCTACCTTTCCAACCTCCCTCCTGACCCATCCATACACGTGCCCCAGGACCCTGCTTGACGATACTACCATCAAGGATAGCTCCCACTGAACGAGGACCCACTGTGTGCCACGCACTTTCTCATCTCACTGAGTTTTCACGATGGCCCTCGGAGGCAGGTAtatgatgcccattttacagaggtgaAAACTGAGTCTCAAGGAAGTGATGTGAATGTCCCAAAGTCAAGGAGCTTATAGTGGCATGGCTACTgtctgaacccaggtctgccaGCCCCAAGGTTGGGTCCTCCCCACCTACCCTGGCTCACCCTCAAATACCAGCtggagaggaaaaggagaggCAGCCGTGAGAGGCAGGCTCGTGTCATGTACAGGCACTTCCAGGTCTGTCAAGGCCACAGCTGACAGCTGAGCAAGCTGGGGTAGAGGGTCTGGCATGACTTCTACAAGCCCAGTCTGGCCCCTGGGGAGAGGGACCTGCCCCCCCCCAGACCCTGTCTCCACCTCCGCTCACCATTGATCAGCTCCAGAGCCTCCTCCTTGGTCCGGGTGATCTTCTCCTGCCGCCAGGACGAGGGCCGCCGTGACTGGCTGTGCTTGACCAGCAGGTGTGAGCAGCGGACCCTGGCGGGCTCCCCTTGTCCATTTTTGCCGCCGCCAGTGCTATTGCCACTCGGCCGCTCCCACTGGCTGGCGTTAGTGATGTGATTGAAGTAGTACACCCGGCCTGGAAGAGGGGGGAGTGGAATTCAGCTGCGACCTGCTCAGAGGACACCACCGTGAGGCCGTGATAAGGGACTGGCCAATGAGATGCCTCCATTCGGCCAACCCACTGCTGTCCACCAGTGCCACCAGGCCTTAGGGAGCTAACATTCTAGGCGGGGGCAGACAGACACCAAACAAGCAATAAGACCACGTTATAACTTCAGTCATTCATAACTTCAAGGGGGAAAATAACCCCAGGTGAGGAAGAAAGGTTCCAAGCGTGCACTCAGCAGCCAGACCGCCTGTTCAAATCTGCCACTCTGCCACTCACTCACTGTATGATCAACCTTCCctgggcctcggttttctcacctgtaaaatggagataacagcaATACCTGCCTGAAGGCTTGCTGTAAGGGCTGTATGAGTTCGTATCTGTAACGTGCTTAGGATAGCACCTGGCACACATTAGGAGTGTGGTAGCAactattatgtccattttatagaCTACAAAACTAAGCAACATTTCCTGGGTGTTTACTCTGCTCCAGGCACATATGGGGGAGGCAGGAACTGTACCCATATGCGTCAGACACAAAAGCTCTGCTCTTTTCCCCTACCCAGTGTACTCTGTTGCAGAACTGCGGGCCAGCATTACTGGGGCCAGATGTTACCCAGAGACTAAGGAGCATGGAGTGAGGGCCGCAAACAAGAAGCTTGAAGTAGGACCCAGTAGAGATAGGGTGTCATTCCAGGGGCGGAGAGTTTGCCTGGGTTACGTGGAGGACTTGTGCCCACCATTGTGAAGGGCTGGATGTCACCCACGGGGAACACTGTTAGGGTTGAACTGGGAAGAAATGGAGGGAGTGGGGGCCCAGAATTGGGCAGAGCATCAGCTTTATGCTGCAGGTCACAGCCACAGGCCAGGGCTGCAGCAGGGTGGGTGACAGCTGAGCCACTGACTGCCTCTAAAACCTTGGCAATGGGCTCCatctccctgaacctcagttttctcacctgaaaaGTGGGGGTGAGGTGAGAGAATAAGGACATCAAACCTCATGGGGTTAATGTGGAGAGCTGATGATGATGTATGCAAAGTGCTCACCAGAGCTCCTGGCGTTCAATAAATCGGAATTCTTACTGCGACTGTGATTACTGTGAGCTCTGGTCCGGCTGAGTGAAGCACTGGACCTCAGTGTATCTCAGTGGTTTGCAGTAACAAGGGCAGGGGGCTGTGGAGTCAGACTGACTGGATTCtaacccagcccccaccccctgaAATGAATGACCTTGAGCgagttccttcagttttctggcctcagtttcctgacctgcaaaatgggagtaataactACCTACCTTCCAGAATTGCAGCcattcagagaaagaaaacacctaaAACGCTTGGCACAATGCTTGGCACTGAGATAAACGTGCCCTATTATTGACATTATTATTGGGGGAAAAACCTTAAATCGGGTCCCGGAGCACGGGGGGATGTCCTCAGGCAGAATACCACCGGGCGGATATCGCAAACTCAGATTTAGGTATGGATGGCAGCAGGCATGTTAGCAGTAGGAGGTTGTGGACCCGAGGCCGAGCAACCCTGGGGCCCCGCCCTGAGCATGGGGTTGGGGTGTCCTCCCCCAGGGGTGCCCCCTGGGCCCAGCGGGGTGCAAAGACCTTCTCCCCGGACGTCAAGTGCATTAGGCCGAACGAAAGGTGTCAGTCAGATCGGCAGGGCCAGGGCCATCCCTGAGGGAGTGCCGAGGGATCACCGTCCCCCTACCACCCCGGCAGTGCGAGGGGCCTCTCCGGCCCCGccccttgcctcagtttcctcagggtTCCCCACTCCTCAGGCTCGCAGCCCTCACGGGGTGAGCCGGGCCGTCACCCTGGGACTACGCGGAGGAGCCAAGACCCCAAGGCAATCGAGCGGCGGCGCCGCGCCCAAGGGGCGAGCTCGAGCCCTGCTTCCGCGGGCCCTCgcggccccgccccagccccgaCCCCTACGGCACCTGAGCTGCGGCTCATGCGCTTCTCCCAGCCGGGCGGCAGCTTCTCCTCGTCCGCCATCTTCCCTCCTGCCGCAGAGCCCGCTCCGCCTCCGCCGCACCGCCTCTGACGCCCGCGCCTGCCCACCGCCGCTGCCGATTGGTTGGGCCCGCCCCGCAACGGGGTCTGGCGACGACACTCATTGGGCACCCCAACTGTCCGGACGGGCTCTCTGGCTTCCTATTGAGCAGAAGCGGGGGTGGGCGGGACCTCCCACGGTTTTACCTGGGCCCCGCCCCCGGTCGGCCTCACCCAGGCCCCGCCCTCCTCCTTTCCTCGGCCCCTAAGTGGTGGGAAAGGTACACGAGCCCTCCTTGTCAACGCCCTTTGCCGAGCTTCAAAGAAGTCCTCACCTCTCCTTTGCGTCCTTCGCCGCAGAGCTCATCCGATTGGCTACTGCAGCAGCAATTCCCGccttcctaagccgtacccggaGGGCCGCAGCTCCCCATGCGGAAGTGTCTGGTTTGTGTGGAGGTAACTGCAGCAGAGAAGGTTCTTGGCAGAGGCTGCGCTGCCTTTGTTGTTGCCATAGCAACGCAGTTACCTTGGTGATGAACAGCTAGGAACCCAGAAGCCTAAATTTGGCTCCTCcatcctccctcttcccacctgTTTCCTCCAGATGTCCAAAGCTAGCCCacctccttttaattttttgtgcAAGTCTCTTTCCCTATGCTACTGACCCAAACACCTTACACTTCCGTTGGAGTCTACTTTACTTCACCTATTCCCTCCCAGTCTGGCTTCTGCCTCCGTCCTGGGTGACCAGTGGGTGTTGGCATTGCCATTCAGATGGGACAACATGGGAGGCGCGGGTGGGAAGATGATGAGCTCAGTTTgagtcaatttatttttttaatttattttttatttaagtatagttgaatGAGTCGATTTAAAATTAAGTCTGTGGCACTCGTGGGACACTGAGGAGGTGGTTGGAGACCTAGGGCTGGAGATAGACATGGGAGTCAAGACACCAACAGGGAAGAGTTCAACTACAGTTCATCTATAGCATAGACCCTTACATAAccgttaaaaagaatgaggtgcAATGACATGAAACACAGGGAAACATGTCTATGACAAATTATAGAGGCAGGATGGGGGTTGAAGGTTAACAGCACTCAGGAGCCAGATTGCTTTGGGTTCAAAGCCTGGCTCTACCATTTgctatgaccttgaacaaattacttaacttctgcacttcagcttctccatctgcaaaatgagggtaAGAAAAATACATATCTCATAAATACCTTtgatgtaaagattaaatgagttaatctatATAAGCACTCAAAAACAATGTCTGGTCCCTAGCAAGGATATGTGTTGCTgggtgaaaaaaaaagcaagtcacagtaCAGTGTAGCAATTATAGTATGTATGAAAgcataacaaaaccaaaaaaaaaaatcaacaaaaattaatttaattatgtgTATTATTAGAGTATGTATAATTATCTCAATTGTGTAAAAACTATATCTTTATATCACAGAAAATTTCTGGATTTATTCAAATATGTTAATGACTAACACTGGTGATTCAGGTGAAGGAAAAAATGGGAACTTAAGTTCTAATATaacattttgattcctttttacaAGCATATATGAGCACAGTagtaataatactttttaaaagataattttagacttaGGGCAGAGCTGCAAAAGTAGTATAGTTTTCTGTGTCCTTCACCCAGCCTTCCCTTATATTAGCATCTTACATAATAGAACAGAGGCTCTCAGCTAGGGGTGATTTTGTTccccaagggacatttggcaatgttttaagacatttttgattgtcacaaatgGAGGAAAGGAGATGCTACTCGCATTTAGTGGGTAGAGGCTGCGTATGTTActgaacatcctacaatgcacaattATCcacccaaaatgtcaacagtgccaaaaCTGAGAAATCCTGCCACAGAATAatgatcaaaactaagaaatcaacattggtacaatactattaactaaactagactttaaaagaatTTCCCCAGTTTTCCCACTAATATCCTTTGTATGTTCCAGGATCTAcattgtcatgtctccttagtctcctccaatATATGTCAATTTCTaggtctttccttgtctttcatgctCTTGATACTTTTGTAGAGTAGAATGTCTCTCATTCTGATGTTTGGTCATGATGGGGTTTGTCTGGtattctcatgattagattgaggtTATGCATTATTGGGAGGGATACCACAGAGATGATATgcccttctcagtgcatcatacTGGGTGATCAATGATGTTGCAATGTATTACTGGTAGTATTAGGGTTTcaactgctgcataacaaattaccccacaaTTTAGTGGATTAACATTTGCCATCTCAGTTTCCAGTACAGTTTAGCTGGTGTCAGCAAGGGCGTCTGTGGTCTTATCTGAAGGCTTAACTGGataggatctgcttccaagctccctCATATGGTTGCTAGCACGATTCAGTTGCTAACAGGATACTGGACTGAGGACCACAAGTTCTTCACTGGCTATTGGCTGGGGGCCAGTAAGGCAGCTCACAACCTGGCATCTGGCTTTCATCAATGAGCAAGAGAGCAAGCAAGACAGAAACCAGTCTCTTCACAACCCAATCTCAGAAGTGATATAACATCACTTATGCCATATTCTGTTTGTCAGAAGTTAGATCTACCCTATACTCAAGAGGAGGGGATCACACAAGGGTATGAATACATGAGATCATTAGGGGCCATCTTAGAAGCTGCCTCTCACAGTTGTGATGTttttgatcacttggttaggGCAGTATCTGAactattttcccctttgtaatgAATAACTACTTTTGGGAGAGATACTTTTGAGACTGTGCAAATATCCTACTTCTGCTTAAACTTTTGCCCACCAATTTTAGCATCTGTTAGTGCATCTTGCCTACAGCAATTATTACTATGGTGATGCAAGGGTGGGtgatttcttatttctctttccttctacaaCTGAAATCCTTTTGTAATGAAGAGTTGTCCCTTCTCCCCCACTCATTTAcatattcagttatttatttatacgAGCATGGGCTCAAGGATATTTaattctttgggttataatccaatactatcgttattttgttgctcaagttgTTCCAAATTTGGCCACTGAGAGCTTTTTCACAGGTTGGCCTCTGTGCCCTTTCAACATGCTTCCATCCTTTTTATTTGAGTACTTCTTACCTTCTGGTACACAaattttgggggtttgttttttaaGCAGACAGGTAAAGAGGGTACTGACCTATAAGAGCAGGAAAATACAGGCTCAGcttgtattttccctgccctAGCTCTGGAATCAATtacttctcctcccacccccccccaccccaaattacTTCTCCCagaagccctggttccttttattggagaatattatttagaaaccaagatctggctGCTGGGTGTGCTCACTGATACTGGGGTGTCACGGCTTCTGGTCCCTCTAAGTGGgtaaaggaaatatatgtatatatgcacatgtcTGTATTTCTACATGTGTCTGTAAACATATTAAACCAAAACCATGAGTCCACACTGATAACTCCCAACTCTAATCCAGCCCCACAGGGTTCATTCTACCCACCCCCTTCCAATGTACCCTCTCCTAGTTTTACTTGTAACTTCTTTCTCCAGCAGCAAGAAACCTGGCTctaattatatacaatatattatcCAACcctgtgtgtgtatacgtgtacAAAACTAGTTTCAGATTTGCTAAATCATACCACTGTGAGGAACATAGTTACCAACTAAAGTACAGTGtttgtgtataattcttttttctttatccttacaGTATTAAatcaaattactttttcaaggttATTTAGGTCAGCTCCTTTCTCCCCTAACCTCTTTGGTGGGGTCATGTGATTCATTTGTAATACAGGCAGATTTATTTGACAGCCTGCATTCCATCTTTCTCCCTATATCCTGGTTGGCAAATACTGAGTCCTGCATCCACCACTACAGTTCCAGACATAGCAGTTCCATCACCACAGAAATCCCTGCATACTGcccttttatgtaaaaaaaaaaaaaaaagcaaacaaaaatcaataaaaatactaattaaaaagaatgaaacggataatttatatagaaagaagaaaagtaaagcatAAAAAAGCAAACCGCTGAATGGTATGCAAATATTACAGAATATATAATTATTCCAATTGTATAAAAACTATAGGTTGTATTTCAGAAAATTTCTGGATTCACTCAAATGTTAATTATTGCCACTGTCGGTGGggatattataaaaataagaaacaatttttaacaaaacatttggattttttttacaaGCAGTTATTGgcacagtctttttaaaaataaaactgaagtttATATAAATGCATTGAAAAAGGCCTGACCTCAGGAGAGAGAATGGGGCCAGAAGTGGGGTCTTACTTTTAGCCTGTCCTTTTCTATGCTGATTTGAAAACAAGGACTCACCTTGTCAAGGTTgtcatgaaattaaataaaaaattggggggggttgttttttaaacttttgggttttatctatttatttatttatttatggctatgttgggtcttcgtttctgtgcaagggctttctctagttgcggcaggtgggggccactcttcatcgcggtgtgcgggcctctcattatcgcggcctctcttgttgcggagcacaggctccagacgcgcaggctcagtaattgtggctcacgggcccagttgctccgcggcatgtgggatcttcccagaccagggctcgaacccgtgtcccctgcattggcaggcagattctcaaccactgcgccaccagggaagcccgggggtTTGTTTTTTAAGCAGACAGGTAAGGAGGATACTGACCTATAAGAGCAGGAAGAGCAGAGGTACCAGAAAACAGAGATTTCTAACTTGTCAGGAGGAAGTGGAGTCCTAGGGACAGGAGGGAAGCCAAGGGAGCAGGTAGGGAGGTGGCCAATGGAGACCGAGGTGAGACCATCACCCCAGGCAGCCGTCAGGTTTGCATCCCAAGAAGCTTGGTGGCAAAAGGCAGGCAGAAGCCTGGGTGGAGCAGTGGGCTAGACTTGAACATGGTTATGTCCTGAGAGGATCAGCCAAGTCAATAcacagagaggggagaagggatgGAGCAAGGTTCTAGGTGAAACTCTCAAAGCAGCTCCAGAATGTGGCTCTGGGAAAGGACAGGGCCAAGGTTGAGCCCAGGATCTGTGGCCAGGGGAACAGAAATGGAGTGTTTGGGGTCCTGTCTACTCAAACCTGAGGGAAGAAGGCAGGAGACGGCTAATAATGCCAGGCATCCTGCTGTTTTAACTCCATTATCTCATCATTATCTCATGGAAATGTGACTGTCATCATGGTTCCCCTttttagaggaagaaactgaggatcagaaaggCTGACTCCTCCAAATTCCACTGCTAATGATCAAAATTCAAACCCAGTTGGTCTGACTCTTGAGGCTGGGTTCTTCTTATAGCCTATGCCACACTGTTTCACTCTGTCCACAAGGATTTCATAAGTGCTAAGAACTGTGGCTGCTTAATCATGCTTTATCTCATCTCCACTTCACAACACACCACTGAAGTAAACACTGTCGGTTCCAGTTTGGATAAGGAAATGAAGGTTaagggagattaagtaacttgcccagggtcacagttggtggcagagctgggattccaccCATAGTCTCTCTGAATCTAAACCTGTATGCCTAACTACTACATCTACTGTCCTTACCCAGATGACAAAAATTAGGTCTATTAGGATGACAATAATCCTAGGATTATTGTTGGTCTATTAGGAAGACAATAATCCCAGGATCTCTTGACCTTCAGAGACACATGGCTAGCCCCAGAGCTCTGGTCTTCCATTCAGGCTCCCAGTCTACTGGCTCCCTCATTGATCCAATCTTGAAGTCTTATTGAGCAGCTGGGTACTGAGAATATAGTGACGACCAGATGCCAACCCTCCCCTCAAGAGATAGCCCTCACTCAAAGATGACAACAGTGAAGCAGCCTCTAAGTTTTTATTAACATGAGTTTTCAAAAACAAGCATCCATATTAGTGTGGGGGGcgagggtgggggaagaggggaggacaGGTAGAAGGAATTCTGCTCTATTGGTAATAAAGCTCCAGGTTCATCCCATCGTGGATTTCATCTGAAGTACAGGTGTTAAGGAATCCTCACTGTGGGCTCCATCCACACCCCTCCCATCTGTCACAGCTGGGTCAGGGTGGCCACATTTTAATTTGGATCATTTTAATGTGAAAAGAATCCAAACTTTTAAAGAAGTTCATGTTCCTTTTGCACAACAAACATGCCCGAGTCTCCCTCCACTCTGACCTCCTGTACCCAACTCAAGTGGAGCTCAGTAATAAATACTTTGACTGGAAAGTGTCAAAGTCTTATAAGCCGAGTCAAATCAAAATATTTCACCaaccaccctcctcccccaacaAAATAATTACATGGCTCCCATTTTCTAAATACTTAGCATGTGCCACATATTAAGTTAAACACATTATGTGCATAATCTCATATAGACTCCAGTACTGAACAAAGAGAACCAAGTCTGGGTATGTAGACCCTTCCTCAAGAAGTCAAAGGATACAGTCCCCCAGAGATACATGGTCCTTAAAAATCGTGTACCTGCGGGATAAAAACTTTTCAGGAAAAAGCTTAAGGAGGCTCTTCAGCCTGGAGGCAAGCTCAGGAAGTTCTGCCTAAGCAAAAGGCTGGCTGCAGCCCTCCCCCAACCAAAAACCTCTGGCCTGCTCCTGTCCAGCCCCCAGCTCTACCCCTGTACTCACCACTTCTTCAATACGATCTTGTTCCAACGAGTGCCAGTTTGGGCTGCAATCAGCTTCTTAAGGTCCCCGATGGTGTCATCAGTACTGGGCgcagaggaattaaggaaaatgGAAGGGGGAGATAGAACGCGACGAGGACATTTCCAG contains:
- the PIN1 gene encoding peptidyl-prolyl cis-trans isomerase NIMA-interacting 1, coding for MADEEKLPPGWEKRMSRSSGRVYYFNHITNASQWERPSGNSTGGGKNGQGEPARVRCSHLLVKHSQSRRPSSWRQEKITRTKEEALELINGYIQKIKSGEEDFESLASQFSDCSSAKARGDLGAFSRGQMQKPFEDASFALRAGEMSGPVFTDSGIHIILRTE
- the UBL5 gene encoding ubiquitin-like protein 5, whose amino-acid sequence is MIEVVCNDRLGKKVRVKCNTDDTIGDLKKLIAAQTGTRWNKIVLKKWYTIFKDHVSLGDYEIHDGMNLELYYQ